From the Elaeis guineensis isolate ETL-2024a chromosome 16, EG11, whole genome shotgun sequence genome, the window acagtgatcgactactctccgaatctcttccaaacttcctcctatcacgatcgactttactccgagcttcttccggacttcgtcaatgtccgggcttctccaacagcaagacttctacagtaaccaaactctatccaagtttctacggtggtcgaccaccttccgaattttatccgagcttctacagtaagcgaattccgtccgaacttctattgcaaacgGACTTCATCCGAATTTCTAcggtaagtggacttcatccgagcttctacaataagcggtctccatccggacttccacggcaaccagtcttcatccgaacttctacagtaagcgaactcCTTCCggattccgtccgaacttctacagtggatggattccagacgaacttctacaacggacgaactccagcagccggatttctacagtgaccgactgtctccggtgtcttccgtacctctccagccatcaactttCAATagcgccaaccggacttcaacagtgccaaccagatccctccaacggacaaatttcctCCTGACCCCTCCAgcgatcgaccttccacagtgtcctccagactcctccagcggacgaacttctacaacgcctTCCGgattcttctatcggtcaaccttctatagcgccttccaaatttcactatcggtcgaccttctgccggattcctcaagcaaccggacctctccagcggacagtcttcagacaaacttctacatcagacaaattccaaaCGGACTTCTTTAACAATCGGACTCCAactggatttctccaacagaaaattttCGTCCAGGCttgtacagcagatgacttccgtctgcagcatcaacgcctaaggcacccaacaacagttaacccatcagcaacctcggaaacatccaagcttctcttagattgctgagatagagagctattctgctccaccagacgtcccaaccgagcttcagccgtccggcccgaactctccgacaagtcgcgataatggacaccactccactctctgtaacaaactccacgtggccccaccactctccggcaagtcgcgataacgaacaccactactctccgtaacaaactccacgtggccccgaacggcccactaccaggcagttacgacgtcgctgtcaatcggttacgctctcccgtctataaaagagacccccaaatacgttctcctctaagctttaagtactatctctaaactctgctaaaattccattcgagtgctccatttctattgaagcagagtactgacttgagcatcgaaggatcttgccggagcacccccaactccgatttagactttccttgcagatcccgacggcggccgtgatcccctcgactccagcttttccggcatcgatggaattctgcaccaacagaattgacgctagaagaagggcctgtACTTcgtaggacccttgttcttaaaagagtactCAACGGGCctgtctccagtcatcttcttcgacatcttcttcttctccgaccagatcccaacctgatgcctccccaaaaggcatccaccaggcgatctacggcctccatgaccagatctcagcgagatccgccagctccgacctcatctccagtttttcaggctcctccggcaacagcagtcggcatggagcagttcaacctgctggttcagcaggtcagggacctcaccgaagcggtgcaggccatgcagcagcagcagccgccgcaggtatctgtgcggctggaaagagcatcgccggagttccaaaatccgacgatcgggcggcccacttgggtCAATCGCCCTGTATCCCCCGGAAAGGAGAAGCAGAGGGCGGAAAGCCCTCTGTctaatcacgattccacccccggagggtccctacctccgttctctcagaagaccctcgagattcgcgatcgagaggatctcctagatcaaaggttccaagagatgaaccgacggatcgaagagctccgccatgctccccttgcttacggtgaggatgtctgtactgacccttctttttctcaaaagattatgcaggaaccgaccccgccgaacttcaagctctcccaatttgagagctacgacgggacctcggatccggttgaccatctggaggcctttcggacaatgatgctgctctatggcgtgccagacgccatcctgtgccgagcttttccatctaccttgaagggagcagcaaaaaaTTGGTACTCAACACTGAAgccggatactatcttctcctttgatcaaatgagccaccagtttgcggctcatttcgtcagcagccgacgtccccagagaggttcggagtccctcatcaacatcaagcaaaaggaaggagaatccatccgaacttatgtcaaccgttttaacgccgccgcattggaggtccggaacttggaccaatcagttgcaatggccgccctgaagagcggtcttcaaaagaatgaccttctgtttttcctagaaaagaagtatcccagggacttcgctgatttgctggctcaggccgaaggatatgcccgagcagaggaagccttcaagctgaaggacgaggaggccgcgaaagaGTGACAAGTGGGTGACTCCAGTaaacccgcagctgaaaaagggccgagtgaagctcgaccacgttctcgaactctccccggacacaagcgtgtccgaactcccccccgagctcgtaggcagagaagcccggaccgcagagttcgatggagcaaggactctgttgcaaggaatcaaggcaagacttgaaagcaaggactctgttgcaaggaatcaaggcaagacttgaaaaagcaaagagaacttgggcagacgagctttatcatatgttataggcataccgaactacccaaagactgcccatgggagagaccccctttgccttagccttcggaacagaagccgttatcccgattgaactcaagcttccgtcggcgcgagtcgtagcattcgacgagcagcgcaactcacaggatctcaaggccaacctcgatttgttagaagaaaagcgagagacagctcaagttcggatggcaacttacaagcagaaagcagcccgctactacaactcccgggtcaagagcaaagccttcagagcgagggacttagtacttcggcgagccactgtttcacaacctcagaaccaaggaaaatttgtcccaaactgggaaggtccgtatgaagtcagggaggtagtccgatccgaaacatactatctaaaagagctcggaggagtggaccttccgcgaccatggaattcgaaaaatttatgaatgtattaccgataactttgccttaaataaaaatttcatattcgtatatcttttcttttggcatgagcttataacgacaggaagtagctccttcagacaatcgaaactaagcgtgtcaagaacaagaggagaacctcgtcccgacacaaacgaaggcccggttatttagagatcggatggggggagaggccctcgcaacggcccttatgcgcccccacagccatgttaggaacaggaggagaacctcgtcctaacatgagcaaagtcaaagatctgattattaagactccgcttctgcatccttgaccgcctgctgctcataggccagctgaatttttagccactgcagttcggccttctccttcccaaggacTACGGACagtcttccatggtccccctcaaagatcggagctcgtcggagctttgaaccgaaacggcctgggctctttcggacaactgcttctgaaggcaagcaacctcatcggtcgccgtcttgagcctccttctgtagttgtctatttgcccgcaccagccgacccggtaagtgttgtaattcgtctcggcatcctgtagctgcttccggaggtcggagaatttcttcgaccagtcccagccGTAGTCAGCCTAAGTTGGAAactaggacgagctcccttccaattggccgatcttcttccatgcggccgccaactcgacctcgagggagctgatcttggaggcctgagtccaagatcgatcgctggcgcatttctggagttcctcaagctccttctcgaagttggccttcttccgactataatccatgaagtcctttttgtggaggttccgaaggcgagtaacctccacgatggcttccgaatggctcttcctcagcctatgaagttcgtcgtccatcttctttgatttcttcgttaggtgacgaactttccttctcagatcccggatcatagacttcaaaggaatcccctgcggtaggggaagagcttcgacagggcattGTTGTCgagaaacaagagcgtcacaacgcaaatcattgcaaaaaaaaaaaagaaaaaaaaagtaggagaaaaaggagctctctgtaaagaggaatccgatttcattgattgaataattcttaagtacaaaagaaagaaaaaaaagttgtaacaaagaaaaagtacaaaattagaagtctcagacctctgaagcagaagtggaggagctcgacgccTCCGAAAGGTCGGTTACGGCAActgcggcagttgaagaggtcccgtctggagggagaccggcagcagcttcagaaggtccgACGTTttccgaaaaaatcttttcgagtcgcctcgatttgaaaagactccagcaccggcgCGCCAAACGCTAacatatctggaaacaatcgagtacgaaaatcaaggggggcaacttcggctatgaaaatttctctgtactttattcattcgaaatccgaactcgaaagtaggaggactaatgttgggtataaaataaccccaaccgaagttcgtaagaggccaaccctcccaggactcttccggcttccgaccttgtgcggcgtctttgtAAACTCCCCCAgccgtccgaactcctatcgtaccctccgaacttttccaataatgagctccttcagtcgtctatcggactgctctaaatgctctctgggcttcactgtcagccgattttctacagtgatcgactactctccgaatctcttccaaacttcctcctgtcacgatcgactttactctgagcttcttccggacttcgtcaatgtccgagcttctccagcagcaggacttctacagtaaccagactccatccaagtttctacggtggtcgaccgccttccgaatttcatccaagcttctacagtaagcgaattccgtccgaacttctattacaagcggacttcatccgagtttctacggtaagtggacttcatccgagtttctacaataagcggtctctatccgagcttccacgacaaccggtctccatccgagcttctacagtaagcggcctccttccggactcctacaagaatcggactccgtccgaacttctacaacagatggattccagacaaacttctacaacggacgggctccagcaaccagatttctacagtgaccgactgtctccggtgtcttccgtacctctccagccatcaaccttcaacagcgccaaccggacttcaacagtgccaaccagacccctccaacggacaaattccctccggacccctccagcggtcgacctttcagtgtcctccagactcctccagcggacgaacttccacaacaccttccggactcttctatcggtcaaccttctattgCGCCTTCCAAATTCTGCTATCGGTCGActttctgtcggattcctcatgcaaccggacctctctagCAGacggtcttcagacaagcttctacatcacaCAAATTccaaacggacttctctagcgatcggactccagccagatttctccaacagaaagtttccgtccggacttctacagcagatgacttccgtctgcagcatcaacgcctaaggcacccaacaactgtTAACCCGTCAACAACttcggaaacatccgagcttctcttagattgctgagacagagagctattccgctccaccagacgtctcaACCGAGATTCAGCCGTCCGGTCCGAACTCcccgcaagtcgcgacaacggacaccactccactctctgtaacaaactccacgtggccccaccactcttcggcaagtcgcgacaacgaacaccactactctccgtaacaaactccacgtggactcgaacggcccactaccaggcagttacggacgtcgctgtcaatcggttacgctctcccgtctataaaagagaccccccagatatgttctcctctaagttctaagtactatctctaaactctgctaaaatctcattcgaatgctccatttctgttgaagcagagtactgacttgagcgtcggagggtcttgccgaagcacccccaactccggtttagactttccttgcaggttccgacggcggccgtgatcccctcgactccagcttctccggcatcgacagaattctgcaccaacaaatgtGAAGAGAGTCTCACACCTCCATGGTTGTGCGCTCTCTTTTTTCTTGCATCTCCTTATTTTAGCGCCCCATCATCCACACCTTCAACATCCCATCACGTGAAGAGTTCATGCCTTGAAGAAACATGGGAAGTGGGTTGGGTATGCAATAGAAGGGAACACGTGAAGAGGGTCTTAACGTCCAAAAGCCTCCTCTCCCTCCTCATGCGTCAAAGTCTCACATGCCCAAGAATTGGACGATGTATTCCCTTCATGCCAAGAAGGGTACTTGGCcaagggaaaagaaagaaaggggcATGCTGATTTCCTTCAAGAAAGGTTCTTGAAAAGGGAGAAAAGAAATCAAAAAGTTTTCTTGATAAAAGGAAGATAGAATTCAAGAAAGGTTCTTGGAAAGGGCATGCTGAATTCTTGAGAAGAATTCAGCAACAAGAATTTAGAGGctgatttctttgagaaaaaaatcaagaaagaaaccAAGAAAGGTTATTGGTTAAGAGAGAAAGAATCCAAGAAAGATTCTTGGAAAAGAAAGGTATTGATTTCCTTGAGAAGGAAATCAAGAAAGAAAAGGCCAGATTCCTTGAGAAGGGATTCAAGAAAAATTGTTTGGGGAGAGTTCTTGATTGGTTCCTGTGTAGATCACTGTTAGAGGGCATATGCTTGGATATCTTGTGGATGTGAATTAAGAAACCTGTCAATCAGCGAGCAATCAGTATCTCCTTAAAGGTATCCCTTTTtcccttttatattttatttgctATCTCTCTGTGTTTGATTGAATGTCATCAAGGTGATTTTGGGATTGAGATTCAGATCCTTATGTAATCAATAGTTGATGCAtgcctaaaaattttaaaatccatgttCCATTGTGCATCTGAATCCCAACACCTTACACAGCAATTGTTGACTATCACTATTTGCCGCTATTGTAGGGGCATTCCAACTGCCCAAACAAGAAGTCATATGGGAAGAATCTGATGAGAGTGAGCTATGAGAACATAAAACTTAAGAAATAATTATACCTTACATGTACTCTTTCAAAGAAAGTTCATGAAAAGGGGCCATGAAGTGGCATGTGGCAACTCATCCATGATGCAGATTAATTAGCTACTTATTTGGTTCTAACAATGAGAACTAGTTATACAGTGACACGAGTTTTGGTAGAAACTTTACAATCGTATGTTTTCATGTGGGAAACTTCAGATCGAGTTAATGCTAACATGAATtcatatgataaaattttgattttgagaatCATGAATGAGGCTCATGCAGCAACTAATTTGACATATTATTGTAGCCTTAGTAGCTTCAAGGCTTCAAAATAAAAttgttaaatttcaaataaatcccAAAGCTTGCGAGATCTGAAATTCTTTTTatgaacagaaaaaaaaaaaaaaaagagcagggcaaaagaagaaaaattaatacACCCGAAAAATAGGTCCAAAGAAATAGGCAAGAATTGATGAAGGGCATATGAGACTAGCACCTTCGACAACATCAAGAAcacctcaaaaattttgaaaatatatttggcaCAATCATGCAATGGTGGTACCAAAACAAAATTAGGAGAACATAGCGATAGCACAAGTAGAACATTATCATGAAGAGCAGAATGGAAGAAATAAGGCATGATATGATGACACAAAAGTGATGTTCAAGGAAAGCAGAAACAAATGAAATTCATGTGGTCTCCCACTCTTTCTAGAAcagtaaaatatcttttaaatcttccTCTATGAATTCTAGAAAACAAAAATGTGAATTCTTAAAACAAGCCAATACTTCAAGAAACCAAATACAATCCTAGCTACTTTCCAAATTCAAGAATCATAATGTTGCTAAAACGATCAAAAGAACTACAAAACTATTTTAATACAAGCTTGGACTAAAACagatatggagaaaggaaagAGCTTTCTAACTTTGCAAAAtcttatttcaaaaattaatctGGGCTGTATGGTTCAATTGCTCTAATATTGCTCTATTTTATtgcttaagatctaaaattaacatCTTTTCTTGCCTTTGAACTTTTAGCTTTCGCCACAAGCAATGTATGTTACTTTCCTTGTTCTTATTATCTAGCGCAAGCAATGTTGAACATGGAGGATCCAAATCTAGCTTTAAAAGCTTGAAGCCTATCAAATGCCATCAATGTTCAGATACCTTCTAAATTGGAGATGTAATGTAAGCATGGGTCAAGTGTGTGACATAATGAAAGGACATGGTATGTGATATAGATGATGAAAGCTTTTAAGAAATCAGGAAGGACATAAAGGAAGAAAAAACATAGGATTAGCAACAAAAGAGGTTGGTATTCTTGATTTTTTggttctatattcaaccatactATGAAAGCCTTGAGTCCACCCGGCAGCCCCAACAACTTTAGTCCATTTAGTCAAAGTTTTTTTGCCTATTACACTATTCTCTGTCTTTTCCTTGTTCGTTTTTAATttttccttttataacaacaaagATGAAATCTCTCACAGTTTACTGATAAAATTACTCTAATCAGCCGCATCAATACGAATTCTCTTTTAACTTTAGAGTGCTCATCAACAACAATCATTTTAAACCCTCACCATAAAATATATGTTGAGTCATTGAGAGTGTATATCATCCACTTTGTCCCTTTATTCTCAAATATATAATGAGAAAACCTAAACAATCCAAAATTCTGCAGAAAAACCATTTTCCAAATTTCTTCAGCCTTTTAACTAATTAAACCTCAAGAAATCCTttaccagattttttttgagttacACCCTAAATCTACTGATAAAAAATCATGAATGCAAACAACGAAACATCTGGGCCCCTTTTCTGACATCCCTAGGCCACCTCATTTCTTATGTTTAGAGCTTTTTTCTCTTGGCTTTGTGTCAATTTGATACTCTTTGCAAATGAACCAATAAAACCTTTTCTGTTATCTTCCTAATGCAACCAAGGACAAGAAACAAACGTCAAACCCTGAAGGTCATTTGATGCAAGAGAAGAGCAACAAGGGCAGGGTTTCAAGTGTGTTATTCCAAATCTGGTCTCGATCAGAAGGCAGATCATTTGTTGAGATGGTTGATTCTACAATGAAATCAAAGAAGGGACATCCAGCAAACCATAGGGAGGGGGCATTGACATCTTCTTTGCAGAAATATACCTACTTCACTCAAGCAACCTTGCGaagttgaaaaaaattattttgctgTTATAAAGTTTTGGATTGTGTCCAGTCATCTTACACAAGTGTTGTGCATGCATCACATTTAGATGTGGCTGATGGACAAAATCAGCCCTTGCATAATTAAGGCATGGAAAGAAAGGAATCAAGTAGATTCGGAGGAAAAAGCAAAATCTTGGTCCCACAACGTTCTGTTCGTACATGGATTGTTACTAGACAAATTCAAATGGGTCATTGTGAAAGCAAAATTTTGTGTATAATGTTAAAATTAATTCCAACAGGCATAACCAGTCTCGctaagaagaggaaaagaaaagctACCTGTAATTTATTGGGGGAGAAACGGAAAGCTACCTGATTGCCGTTTGTTTTATTGAGCAGGATGCATATAACCAGGACCCTCCAGGGATCAAAGCAGTGTCTTTCTTGCAGGAGGTTGTGGGACGACCGTGGAGCATCCCAGATATCGTGATCACTGACTCTCTTGTAGGCGTCCGAAAACTTCTCCTTAGCAGATAGCTGGATGCTGCGTTGCTTTCTCCTCCCCTTGCTGCGTTTCTGCGGCTGCCGGTTCGCATCAGTGCTGCCTGTGTTGCCTGTCGTCCTTGGCCTCTTCCTGGTGGTCCCGCCACCGGAACGGGCTTTCCCCTTCTCAGTGATATCCTTCTTGCCATCAACGACGATAAAGTTCTCGGCAGGAGGAGGGAAGAAACGGCTGACCCGTCTGACGGTGGTGGTGGTTGCAGCGGCGGCTGTCTTCCTCCCTTTTCTATACTTGACGACAGGCGGTGGTGGAGGAGGAGTGCCGGGGTTAACAAGGTCCTCTGCCTTTCCTATTCTATTATCAAcccttctttttcctttgtaggaaaaAGATGCAATGAACTCGACAGGTGACAGGCCATTGAGGATGCTCGGCGGTTTTGTTATGGTGGTCTCGGTAGTGCTCTGGAGTAAcgatgatggtggtggtggtggtggtggcggcggcggtggaggagtattgttgttgttgttgttaggGCTAAGGAGAAGCCGTCTCTGTCCTATTCTTTTATCAACACTTCCTCCTCCTCTGCTGCTGTTCCTCTTCCTGATACCATCGCCATGTCCTCCGCCTCCTCCTTTATAGGCGAAGGATGCGAAGAACTTTTCAAGCGACTGGCCCTCGAAGGCAGGCTTGCTGCTGGTGACCATGGTATTCCTTATcgatctcctcctcttcttcagaGGTTTCAGCAAGGCAATTCAATTcaaaaagaaagggaaggaaataAACAAACCGCGGCAAAATGAAACTCGAATTTGAGGCCAGGCGCCGAAGAGCGAAAATTGGGGGATGGCGATGCGCGCTCGAGACGACGACCCGCCGTCACGCTCACCCTTAACCctactttgattttttttttttcttttaactaaacatataaataaataaattgatttatttatttaattttcagTTCAACTGCTCCCGTCCAGCTCCATCCCCGTTTAGGCTCTATTTGAAAttactaattttttaaattaaattttttataaaaaattatttattatttaataattatattaataaaatatttttaaaaaaataaaataatttttagtgaaccttcaaaatataatttttctcaaataaattttttcaactttttaacaaaatcaaaataatttttaaatatttttatcaaatattattatatCACTCTAAAATACTTTTTGAGTACCAGAAAGTGCTCTCTGACATCCTAAAAGCTCAGCCAAATAAGACCTTATGCTTTGATTGAAAatttagaaatatatatatatatatatatatatatgaataaggagagagaaaaagaaagggacgAAAATATATTTCTTTCTCCTTAATCGGAagtctaaagaaaaaaaataattatttctttccttcttgggagcaatatatatatatatatatatatatatatatatatatatatatatatatatatatattataatcttttttacTATTATACCCTTAAAAGAAACCCAATAAACCCAAGAATACAGTCAAGAAAAgatcttatcattttttttttgttttcattgattttttccaTTCATGGGAGTTTAATTGGATGGAAGACTTAGGTGGAAggtttaaaataaatcttaggattgaaatataatattaattttgttCTTCATTATTGAagggataaaataaaaattataaaagattcacTAACTCTCAATTCCTTTCTCTTCAATTTCGCTCGATATGGAGGagaaaaaagttaaaaatttgagaggaTTTGTATTCCCTCtgcttctctccttttcttttcttttattttataaaaaactctcaattaaaaaaaaatattaactttctttctcattctcttctttttttctcttatcttCCCTCTCAACCAAGACGTTAGCACGACCAAATCGTTTTACCATCACAAGTCCCAAATGCTTTTAAAATTCCTAATATGTTCTTATCCCAATAAGAAAAAGCTCTATCCATCCAACCCACCAATCTGATTCTCCAATTAATTTTGAACTAGTCAATGACTCCATATTTCTTTCTACATGAAAGAGGGCCTGAGCAACCTATAGTGGTGATTATCATCGTTGGAAACTGATGTAAATTTACTAGTTGCAAGTTTATGTAATATCGCAACATAgtttttcaaattcaaaaaaaaaaaattaaggccAGTATGTGCTCTGCACATGCTGAGGGACCTGATTATGATTTGACTATCGAAGGAGTCTCTCTTCCCTCTTCGATCGAGTCTTTGATTTCATGTGGGAATTGAAGTTTTGTCGGCTTCCATCGCCTCGATTGGCCCTCTATATAAAAGCCCGATCTCTTCTTTGAAGCAACCATTGAAGAATGATGCCGACCAAccatcctcttcttccttctcctctcgaAAAGCCAACATACCCATTCTTTGTGCTATTGAAAATCATGGTCATCGACCACCAAAATGAAGGTAAGGATCGGTTGGTTATATAATTGATTCTCCACATCCTTCTGAATCTTAGAATCATGATTTCTAAATGAACAATTATTGGGTTGATCAGAATTTCTTGGATGTCTTGTCCTGATTTGAATTCTCCTATTTTTCTTTCCCGCccatctttctttattttttcgacTACAATCATCACCACCGACCATAGATTGATGATCCCCCATTGCATCACTATAGCTCGCATCCCTACTGATAGCTGCCCCCAGCTTTGAGCCCCTCTATTTTGAGAATAGAAGGGGAATGGAAGGTCCCCAGTTCTAccaagaagaaaataagaagaagaagagagaaaaaaaaagaaaaaaaaaaagaagaaagagtttctctctctcctttctctgagCTTGCATTCCCACTCTCTCTAGAAAGTTTtactttttctctaaattttttttctctagatcaTCTCTTCctttatattttctctctctatgacTTTTAATGATTCTGATCTAATTTAATGAAAAGAATCTTGATTTATGATCATTGGATAGTGTGCCGGCATCCATTTTGATCAGGTCGAGTATACCTAGATGTTGATcccataattgattttgatgattgccaaACTTTGGATATTTATGAATCTAACTATGTATTTCAAGAATAAATGTAGGTCTTTCCAGGTGCTTAAATTAAACAAATAATCTATAGAAAAGATCTCCTCAAAATTCACTAAGTCAAAGGAATTAAAGAAGGATTTTTGAGTTTTTGATTTAGTGGAGTCAATCCCAGAGCAAAAGGAGCCGATCCCTTCACTGAAATAGGTGTTAAAATGAGTAATTCCAAGTTTCAAgagaatttgagtcgactcaggaAGAGTTTGAGTCGATTCTGGCATGAACTCAACATTTGACATAGGCCTCGAGCTAATTTTAGAATCCCTTGAACCGACTCAGGCACGCAGACCTGCACTGGCACAGCCTTGAGCCAACTCAAGAacagcatgagtcaactcatgtagAAAAGATAGAGAAACAATTTTTGAACTTGCTACTTGAGCCGACTAAAGAAATCTAAGAGCCGACTCATGAGGACCATAAGCCGACTCAAGaaaaccatgagtcgactcaacagtTTCTGATAgtaataatggctagttttcaaaaAACTGCAG encodes:
- the LOC140854385 gene encoding uncharacterized protein, yielding MVTSSKPAFEGQSLEKFFASFAYKGGGGGHGDGIRKRNSSRGGGSVDKRIGQRRLLLSPNNNNNNTPPPPPPPPPPPPSSLLQSTTETTITKPPSILNGLSPVEFIASFSYKGKRRVDNRIGKAEDLVNPGTPPPPPPVVKYRKGRKTAAAATTTTVRRVSRFFPPPAENFIVVDGKKDITEKGKARSGGGTTRKRPRTTGNTGSTDANRQPQKRSKGRRKQRSIQLSAKEKFSDAYKRVSDHDIWDAPRSSHNLLQERHCFDPWRVLVICILLNKTNGNQVAFRFSPNKLQVAFLFLFLARLVMPVGINFNIIHKILLSQ